A single Paenibacillus kribbensis DNA region contains:
- a CDS encoding MFS transporter: MQSTWKVYILAIVSFLVGTSEYIISGILDQIATTMGITVAAAGQLITVFSLAYAIGTPILMAITAKWDRRKLLLYSLGLFAVANVLSFVLPGFGMFIAARILMALGAGMVVVTALSIAAKIAPAGRQASSIATVTMGFTASLIIGVPLGRMISSAYGWKTVFLGIALTGIIALIIIAMTIPRLKGDQPVPLLQQFALLKKPEVALGLAITFFWLGGYSLAYTYISPYLLNVSGVGEDMLSSVLLAFGIASLIGSKIGGYSADKKGIPLTLFGGMILHVISLLLLPFAAHALIAVFALLILWSFAAWTSGPTQQYNLVTLVPESSGVMLSLNQSTMQLSMAAGAGIGGVVVGQVSLASITWFGAAGVAIAIVAVYLLSRRSSVQTEVSVTE, translated from the coding sequence GACGACCATGGGAATTACAGTGGCTGCCGCAGGTCAGTTGATTACAGTATTTTCTCTCGCCTACGCGATTGGCACACCGATCCTGATGGCCATAACCGCTAAATGGGACAGACGTAAGCTGCTCCTCTATTCTCTCGGATTATTTGCAGTCGCCAATGTCCTGTCCTTTGTTTTGCCGGGCTTCGGCATGTTTATTGCCGCACGTATTCTTATGGCACTCGGGGCGGGAATGGTCGTGGTTACGGCCCTGAGCATCGCAGCGAAAATTGCCCCAGCAGGCAGACAGGCCAGTTCTATTGCTACGGTCACCATGGGTTTTACGGCCTCGCTGATCATTGGAGTTCCACTCGGAAGAATGATATCTTCCGCATATGGCTGGAAAACTGTATTTCTTGGCATCGCTTTGACAGGGATTATTGCCCTGATTATTATCGCTATGACGATTCCCCGTTTAAAAGGAGATCAACCTGTTCCCTTGCTACAGCAATTTGCCCTTCTGAAAAAGCCTGAAGTCGCTTTGGGATTGGCTATCACCTTCTTTTGGCTAGGGGGTTATTCACTCGCGTATACTTACATTTCACCCTATTTGCTGAACGTATCAGGTGTAGGGGAGGATATGCTAAGTTCAGTATTACTCGCCTTCGGGATCGCCAGTCTGATCGGGTCTAAAATCGGTGGATACAGCGCAGATAAAAAGGGCATACCCCTTACATTATTTGGAGGAATGATATTGCACGTCATTTCCTTGCTTTTACTTCCTTTTGCCGCGCATGCTCTAATTGCAGTGTTTGCTTTACTGATTCTGTGGTCGTTCGCAGCCTGGACATCCGGACCTACTCAACAATATAATCTGGTCACGCTTGTGCCTGAGTCTTCTGGCGTCATGCTGAGTCTCAACCAGTCTACGATGCAGCTTTCCATGGCGGCCGGGGCTGGAATTGGTGGCGTAGTTGTAGGTCAGGTATCGCTGGCTTCCATCACCTGGTTTGGAGCAGCCGGTGTTGCTATTGCGATTGTGGCTGTGTATTTACTTTCACGCAGATCCTCAGTTCAAACAGAAGTGAGTGTCACGGAATAA
- a CDS encoding isocitrate lyase/PEP mutase family protein yields the protein MNKIQQFNALHTSEELLFLGNAWDLLSAVALEKAGFKAIGTTSWGIANTLGFADGELIDFDQHVSIIRTIADHVQIPVSADIEAGYGEDTATIIEHVLRIADVGVAGINIEDSLKTQKGLREVDLHSNLLSQIRAALDAHGYNELFINARTDTYLQKDAPLAETIERAKAYVESGASGIFVPGLRDDEEIREVVLHVKAPLNVLSLPGLTNVRKLQQLGVKRFSFGNAFSDNIKVALHKNAEQLIKLQDTSHLYS from the coding sequence ATGAACAAAATACAGCAATTTAACGCACTGCATACATCAGAGGAACTATTATTTTTGGGGAACGCCTGGGACTTGTTATCTGCCGTCGCTCTTGAGAAAGCAGGCTTTAAGGCAATAGGTACGACGAGCTGGGGGATTGCCAATACGCTTGGGTTTGCAGATGGTGAGCTTATTGATTTTGACCAGCATGTAAGCATCATTCGTACCATTGCAGACCATGTTCAGATTCCGGTATCGGCAGATATTGAAGCAGGGTACGGGGAGGATACGGCAACAATCATTGAGCATGTTTTAAGGATAGCCGATGTGGGAGTTGCAGGGATTAATATTGAGGATTCTTTGAAAACGCAAAAGGGGCTTCGAGAAGTGGACCTGCACAGTAACCTGCTGTCCCAGATAAGAGCTGCATTGGATGCACATGGGTATAATGAGTTATTTATAAACGCAAGAACGGATACATATTTGCAAAAGGATGCTCCACTTGCGGAAACGATTGAACGGGCCAAAGCGTATGTGGAGAGCGGTGCGAGCGGCATTTTTGTTCCGGGGCTCCGGGATGATGAAGAGATTAGAGAAGTTGTACTCCATGTAAAAGCTCCGCTGAATGTTTTATCCTTGCCAGGTCTGACGAATGTCCGCAAGCTTCAGCAGCTAGGAGTTAAACGGTTTAGCTTTGGTAATGCCTTTTCTGATAATATAAAAGTTGCTTTGCACAAGAACGCTGAACAGTTAATCAAGCTTCAAGATACCTCGCATTTATATTCTTGA
- a CDS encoding bifunctional transcriptional activator/DNA repair enzyme AdaA yields the protein MTNIRLSFEEMWEKIIACDRKYDGLFYTAVKTTRIYCRPSCRSRKPKKINVEFYDEIHAVEKAGFRACKRCQPHADVSPYIRLVQNAVAFLVNHYKERLILQDIADHVGVSPFYLERIFKQETTETPRTYLEKIRVDKAAYLLKSTDLTNLEICYETGFQSPSNFYKVFRGLTQCSPSEYRKLNKE from the coding sequence ATGACTAATATCAGGCTTTCTTTTGAAGAAATGTGGGAGAAAATTATAGCGTGTGATCGTAAATATGACGGATTGTTTTATACCGCTGTGAAAACAACCCGCATATACTGTCGACCTTCCTGTCGCTCCAGGAAGCCGAAAAAAATAAATGTTGAATTTTATGATGAAATACACGCAGTGGAGAAAGCAGGGTTTCGTGCCTGCAAAAGATGCCAGCCCCACGCAGATGTTTCGCCGTATATCAGGCTTGTCCAGAATGCGGTCGCCTTCCTGGTCAATCATTATAAAGAAAGACTGATATTGCAGGATATTGCGGATCATGTTGGCGTAAGCCCTTTTTATTTGGAACGCATTTTTAAGCAGGAAACCACAGAAACGCCCCGCACATATTTGGAAAAAATCAGAGTGGATAAGGCAGCCTATCTGCTTAAAAGTACAGATCTAACGAATCTTGAGATTTGCTATGAGACAGGCTTTCAAAGCCCTTCGAATTTTTATAAGGTATTTCGCGGCTTGACCCAATGTTCTCCCAGTGAGTACAGGAAGCTGAATAAGGAGTAG
- a CDS encoding methylated-DNA--[protein]-cysteine S-methyltransferase — MSKLYVLNYVSPIGEIEIWGTSEAVHSIMFSDRDVPLTIVKEEALPQVLEECASQLDEYFKGERHEFTFPYAFEGTDFQQRVWNALVKVAYGETAAYKDIALAIGNEKAIRAVGSANGKNKLSIVIPCHRIIGSNQKLTGYAGGLWRKEWLLQHEKHFSKAIQRS; from the coding sequence ATGAGCAAGCTATATGTATTGAATTATGTATCGCCGATCGGGGAGATCGAGATATGGGGCACGAGTGAAGCAGTTCATTCCATCATGTTCTCTGATCGGGATGTGCCCTTAACCATAGTTAAGGAAGAGGCTCTACCCCAGGTTTTAGAGGAATGTGCGAGTCAGCTTGACGAGTATTTTAAAGGTGAGCGCCATGAGTTTACGTTTCCCTATGCCTTTGAAGGTACAGACTTTCAGCAAAGGGTATGGAATGCGCTGGTGAAAGTAGCATATGGTGAAACGGCAGCGTATAAGGACATTGCCCTTGCTATTGGAAATGAAAAAGCGATTCGAGCCGTAGGCAGTGCAAATGGAAAAAATAAGCTGAGTATTGTCATTCCATGTCACCGAATTATAGGTTCAAATCAGAAACTAACCGGCTATGCAGGAGGCCTATGGAGAAAAGAATGGTTACTCCAGCATGAGAAGCATTTTTCAAAGGCCATTCAGAGATCTTGA
- a CDS encoding stalk domain-containing protein, giving the protein MKFKKTMLLLMFSTILTGWLTVGTESVHAATSIVFREGDRLKLLLEDGNGANRVFKFNLENMIMPGTPIRLYSNLTEIPSSGFTVDYTNSTITIADSQPAPSVGSENHIVIPIGSIMEGSVKSIDESTVTPLAEEPKVTQPEVETKTKETTSVNKSEAASSVDEPKVAQPVVESKEDQAVDESPEIPLSIPSGEQFPGTFTINSSGTSFAVRLKMKNIQPTYTSYVMVKNSDAQLVKRIQFDPATTFKYSLSNLNLSTGGYYFYIKMIDQSGNSAASVPQFVPINNNKAGQVVVFIDGKLQQYEQPATSISGSMLVPFRAVFEALGAKVKWDGATKTVTATKGNTTIKLTVGSRDAYINGKLVRLNAAPRLINGKVMVPIRFVSEALGAKVKWNIAAQSVVIFLAPPQVLTTSESEQLMEENEDNYEPQTNLTILKKISTTLTKSTDIVFVIDVTSSMTGTLDYVRQKVKGFVDSVPSGSQFAVVAFRDINLKADKDLEFFEFTKDKNKLKGNLNMLRPLAGGDLKESGLEAIQLAISKFPKNSSSKTIIFITDAPVHDKSTTPDKARFSVDEINKQLQKNDVVFNAIVPANGPANKQMKKLVDSNKGTLYDIRDAKLNLAK; this is encoded by the coding sequence ATGAAGTTCAAGAAGACGATGCTTCTGCTCATGTTTTCAACGATACTCACGGGTTGGTTAACGGTGGGTACGGAAAGTGTTCACGCTGCCACTTCAATTGTATTCAGAGAGGGAGACAGGCTTAAGCTCTTACTTGAGGATGGCAATGGTGCCAACAGAGTGTTTAAATTTAATCTTGAGAATATGATTATGCCTGGTACACCAATTCGTCTGTACAGTAACCTTACTGAAATTCCTTCCAGTGGCTTTACAGTCGATTATACGAATTCAACCATTACAATTGCGGATTCGCAGCCAGCGCCTAGTGTAGGATCAGAAAATCATATAGTGATTCCTATAGGTTCCATCATGGAGGGGTCTGTGAAGTCAATCGACGAATCTACAGTAACTCCACTTGCTGAGGAGCCGAAAGTAACGCAGCCTGAGGTGGAGACCAAGACGAAAGAGACTACCTCTGTCAATAAATCCGAGGCTGCCTCATCTGTAGATGAACCGAAAGTAGCGCAGCCGGTCGTGGAATCTAAAGAAGACCAAGCTGTTGATGAATCGCCGGAAATTCCTTTATCTATACCATCTGGAGAACAATTTCCGGGTACATTTACGATCAACTCCTCAGGTACGTCATTTGCGGTTCGTTTGAAGATGAAAAATATTCAACCAACTTACACTTCCTACGTTATGGTCAAAAATTCAGATGCGCAATTGGTTAAACGGATTCAGTTCGATCCGGCAACAACCTTTAAATACTCTTTGAGTAACCTGAATTTGTCTACCGGTGGATACTACTTTTATATTAAAATGATCGATCAATCGGGAAATTCGGCAGCGTCTGTCCCCCAATTTGTTCCCATAAATAACAACAAAGCTGGGCAGGTTGTGGTGTTTATTGATGGAAAGTTGCAACAATATGAGCAGCCTGCGACCTCTATTAGCGGAAGTATGCTGGTGCCGTTTCGTGCTGTGTTTGAAGCGCTTGGAGCGAAGGTGAAATGGGATGGAGCTACCAAGACCGTTACGGCGACTAAAGGGAATACGACGATCAAATTAACCGTGGGCTCCAGAGATGCCTATATCAATGGTAAATTGGTGCGACTCAATGCCGCGCCAAGACTCATTAACGGCAAAGTGATGGTTCCGATTCGCTTTGTAAGTGAGGCGCTGGGAGCGAAGGTGAAGTGGAATATTGCAGCACAGAGCGTTGTAATTTTTCTTGCCCCACCGCAGGTTTTGACAACAAGCGAAAGTGAACAATTAATGGAGGAAAACGAGGACAATTACGAACCACAAACCAATCTGACAATTCTGAAAAAGATTTCCACTACCCTCACCAAATCTACTGATATTGTGTTCGTTATAGATGTTACGAGTAGTATGACTGGAACGCTGGATTATGTGAGACAAAAGGTTAAAGGTTTCGTTGATTCCGTTCCATCAGGTTCCCAATTTGCTGTCGTTGCATTTCGGGATATCAATTTAAAGGCAGATAAGGATTTGGAGTTTTTTGAGTTTACGAAGGATAAAAACAAGTTAAAGGGCAATTTAAATATGCTGCGTCCTTTGGCTGGCGGGGATTTGAAGGAATCGGGATTGGAGGCCATCCAGTTGGCTATCAGTAAATTCCCCAAAAATTCAAGTTCCAAAACGATCATATTCATTACAGATGCGCCGGTTCACGATAAGAGTACAACGCCGGACAAAGCCCGTTTCTCAGTGGATGAAATAAACAAGCAGTTACAAAAAAATGATGTTGTTTTTAATGCAATCGTGCCTGCAAATGGACCGGCCAACAAGCAAATGAAAAAGCTCGTAGATAGCAACAAGGGAACCTTGTATGATATCAGGGATGCTAAGCTGAATTTAGCGAAGTAG
- a CDS encoding DUF5381 family protein — translation MDKITYRKSLAFWKAMGSLMFVLICLFLLLLIFIDEDISALQIFFFITSAIIGLPFFGSYLVVCLSRTLRKENYLFIFDEHSISDGIRTVPWSAITKVEFEGASIRKWLRPRFPAFIFYLNDRSTWEVSTDYVLNDVELNQAGKQLRNLINQHGKPKKKRS, via the coding sequence GTGGATAAAATTACGTATCGCAAATCTTTGGCTTTTTGGAAGGCCATGGGGAGCTTAATGTTTGTACTTATTTGTCTGTTCTTGCTGCTGCTCATTTTTATCGACGAAGATATCTCGGCTTTGCAAATCTTCTTCTTCATTACGTCAGCCATAATCGGACTCCCATTTTTCGGCAGCTATCTCGTTGTTTGTTTGAGCAGAACGCTTCGTAAGGAGAACTATCTGTTTATCTTTGACGAACACAGTATCTCCGATGGTATTCGAACTGTCCCATGGTCTGCAATCACAAAAGTTGAATTCGAAGGGGCCTCAATCCGCAAATGGCTGCGCCCTCGTTTTCCCGCCTTTATTTTTTATCTGAATGACCGCAGCACCTGGGAAGTCAGCACCGATTATGTGTTGAACGATGTTGAGCTGAACCAAGCCGGCAAACAACTGCGAAATCTCATTAACCAGCATGGCAAGCCGAAGAAAAAACGATCCTGA
- a CDS encoding WXG100 family type VII secretion target, protein MAKIMVPPEKLEAVSRQFAQARELGAQICGQLSQQIQMLENSWAGTTQQRFYQDFHRARGTDDYFNA, encoded by the coding sequence ATGGCTAAAATTATGGTTCCTCCTGAGAAACTAGAGGCGGTTTCCAGGCAGTTTGCACAGGCGCGAGAGTTGGGTGCGCAAATTTGCGGACAACTGTCACAGCAGATTCAAATGCTGGAAAATAGCTGGGCAGGAACAACACAGCAGCGTTTTTATCAGGATTTTCATAGAGCACGCGGGACAGACGATTATTTTAACGCTTGA
- a CDS encoding YwiC-like family protein, which yields MDDESINQSNKDIIHCEKRSKSLMGISRYIPNQHGAWAMLILPFLFGLAASQGEFIHILLFACWFFIYLFSFPILQWIKTGNRVRYRKPVVLYGAILFPLLVSLVWIKPALIWYGVLLLFFFMANIYYAKMKNERALLNDIIAILLFCSFIYPVAHIGEAGDWRISTELFLLLVVYFTGTALYVKTIIRERKNIRYYYASIIYHLIIVLFAAWIKVFLVVPFLILLLRAIWLPKFDLKAKQVGMAEIGFSLMLYVSVLFLYF from the coding sequence ATGGATGATGAATCGATTAACCAAAGCAATAAAGATATTATACATTGTGAAAAAAGGAGCAAGTCTTTGATGGGGATCAGTAGATACATTCCCAATCAGCATGGAGCCTGGGCAATGCTCATTCTTCCATTTTTATTCGGTTTAGCGGCCTCTCAAGGGGAATTCATTCATATACTACTATTCGCGTGCTGGTTTTTTATCTATTTATTCAGTTTTCCTATCCTCCAATGGATCAAAACAGGAAACCGTGTAAGATACCGCAAGCCTGTTGTTTTATACGGAGCGATACTGTTTCCCTTATTAGTTTCACTGGTATGGATTAAGCCTGCGTTGATCTGGTATGGAGTTCTGCTGCTGTTCTTTTTTATGGCCAACATATACTACGCAAAAATGAAAAATGAACGCGCCTTGCTCAATGATATTATTGCGATTTTACTTTTTTGTTCTTTTATTTACCCTGTTGCTCATATTGGAGAAGCGGGGGACTGGAGAATATCCACGGAGCTATTTTTGCTTTTGGTGGTTTACTTTACGGGAACTGCTCTTTATGTAAAAACGATCATCCGTGAAAGAAAAAATATACGCTACTATTATGCTTCTATCATCTATCATCTGATCATTGTGCTGTTTGCTGCCTGGATAAAGGTATTTTTGGTTGTTCCTTTTTTAATTTTATTATTACGAGCGATATGGCTTCCTAAATTCGATTTAAAGGCAAAACAAGTTGGCATGGCTGAAATTGGATTTTCATTGATGCTCTATGTATCTGTGTTGTTTTTATATTTCTAA